Proteins encoded within one genomic window of Spirulina major PCC 6313:
- a CDS encoding NAD(P)H-binding protein: MKAFVAGATGRTGRQIVQVLLEKDIAVCALVRSLEKGQTELPQGVELVEGDLLNPPSWQAALADCDVVFCAVGAAPSLNFTEPYQVDYVGTKHLIDATEKQGIERFILISSLCVSQFFHPLNLFWLVLFWKQQVEQYLQKTGLKFTIVRPGGLLDTDNADPLVVAQADTLFEGRIPRRKVAELAVESLFYDDSQYKVIETVAQPEAQPQSWEHLFRTLAA, translated from the coding sequence ATGAAAGCTTTTGTTGCTGGCGCAACCGGACGCACCGGCCGTCAAATTGTCCAAGTTTTGCTCGAAAAGGACATCGCCGTTTGTGCCCTCGTGCGCAGTCTTGAAAAGGGTCAAACTGAATTACCTCAAGGGGTTGAACTCGTCGAAGGAGATCTCCTTAACCCCCCATCCTGGCAGGCGGCGTTAGCTGATTGTGATGTGGTGTTTTGTGCCGTTGGTGCAGCACCATCCCTAAACTTCACAGAACCCTACCAAGTCGATTACGTTGGCACAAAACACCTCATTGATGCCACGGAAAAACAGGGCATCGAACGCTTTATTTTAATTTCGTCCCTCTGTGTTTCGCAGTTCTTCCATCCGCTTAATCTTTTTTGGCTCGTGTTGTTTTGGAAGCAGCAGGTGGAACAGTACCTGCAAAAAACAGGACTGAAGTTTACGATCGTGCGACCCGGTGGACTCCTTGATACAGATAATGCTGATCCGCTGGTGGTGGCTCAGGCAGATACCTTATTTGAGGGGCGCATTCCCCGCCGGAAGGTGGCTGAGTTGGCGGTCGAATCTCTGTTCTATGACGATAGCCAGTACAAAGTTATTGAAACTGTTGCCCAACCGGAGGCCCAGCCGCAGTCTTGGGAACACCTCTTTCGCACCTTGGCTGCGTAA
- the kaiC gene encoding circadian clock protein KaiC yields the protein MSHFDSSESPTSEKTLVGVRKIQTLIEGFDEISHGGMPVERTTLVSGTSGTGKTLLAIQFLYNGIKHFGESGVFVTFEESPADIITNAYSFGWDLQELVDDGKLFILDASPDPEGQEVVGNFDLSALIERIQYAIRKYKAKRVSIDSVTAVFQQYEGASVVRREIFRLVARLKQIGVTSIMTTERVEEYGPVARFGVEEFVSDNVIIIRNVLEGERRRRTIEILKLRGTTHMKGEYPFTITNDGINIFPLGAMRLTQRSSNVRISSGVKTLDEMCGGGFFKDSIILATGATGTGKTLLVSKFLQEGCNQGERAILFAYEESRAQLSRNANSWGVNFEEMEQKGYLKLLCNYPESAGLEDHLQMIKSEIEEFKPSRIAIDSLSALARGVTNNAFRQFVIGVTGYAKQEEITGFFTNTTDQFMGSNSITESHISTITDTIIMLQYVEIRGEMSRAINVFKMRGSWHDKGIREYSINSEGPDIKDSFRNYERLISGSPTRIMVDEKTELSRIVRGVRDKTIDEDLG from the coding sequence ATGAGTCATTTTGATTCTAGTGAATCACCGACATCGGAAAAAACTCTGGTTGGTGTCCGCAAAATCCAAACTTTAATTGAAGGATTTGATGAGATTAGTCATGGTGGCATGCCAGTGGAGCGGACAACCCTCGTCAGTGGAACATCCGGAACCGGAAAAACATTACTGGCGATCCAGTTTCTTTATAACGGCATCAAGCATTTCGGCGAATCCGGTGTTTTTGTCACCTTTGAAGAATCCCCCGCCGACATTATCACCAATGCCTATAGTTTTGGCTGGGATTTACAAGAGCTAGTCGATGATGGCAAGCTCTTTATTCTCGATGCCTCCCCCGATCCTGAAGGGCAAGAAGTGGTGGGTAACTTTGACCTGTCTGCCCTCATTGAACGGATTCAATATGCGATTCGGAAATATAAAGCCAAGCGGGTTTCCATTGACTCCGTCACAGCCGTTTTCCAACAATACGAAGGGGCATCGGTTGTCCGGCGCGAAATCTTTCGATTAGTGGCTCGCCTCAAGCAAATTGGGGTCACCTCGATCATGACCACGGAGCGCGTCGAAGAATATGGGCCGGTGGCCCGATTTGGGGTTGAAGAATTTGTCTCGGATAATGTGATCATTATTCGCAACGTTTTAGAAGGTGAACGGCGGCGGCGCACCATTGAGATTTTAAAATTGCGGGGGACAACCCACATGAAAGGGGAATACCCCTTCACCATTACCAATGATGGGATTAACATCTTCCCCCTCGGTGCGATGCGCTTAACCCAACGGTCGTCGAATGTCCGGATTTCTTCCGGGGTGAAAACCTTGGATGAAATGTGCGGCGGCGGCTTCTTCAAAGATTCAATTATTCTCGCTACAGGGGCGACGGGGACTGGGAAAACCCTCCTTGTGAGTAAGTTTTTACAGGAAGGGTGCAACCAGGGTGAGCGGGCGATTTTATTTGCCTATGAAGAATCACGGGCCCAACTGTCACGAAATGCGAATTCTTGGGGGGTGAACTTTGAAGAAATGGAGCAGAAAGGGTATCTCAAGCTGCTTTGTAACTATCCTGAATCGGCAGGATTAGAGGATCATTTACAAATGATCAAGTCAGAAATTGAGGAATTCAAACCGTCGCGGATTGCGATCGATTCCCTATCGGCATTGGCGCGGGGGGTTACCAATAATGCGTTCCGTCAGTTTGTGATTGGCGTGACGGGCTATGCAAAACAGGAAGAAATTACCGGATTTTTCACGAATACAACGGATCAATTTATGGGGTCAAACTCCATTACAGAGTCCCACATTTCAACGATTACCGACACGATTATCATGCTCCAATATGTGGAGATTCGGGGTGAAATGTCACGGGCGATCAACGTCTTTAAAATGCGGGGATCGTGGCATGATAAGGGGATTCGAGAATATAGCATTAATTCTGAAGGCCCTGATATTAAGGATTCGTTCCGGAATTATGAGCGTTTAATTAGTGGTTCACCGACTCGCATTATGGTGGATGAAAAAACCGAGCTTTCCCGGATTGTGCGGGGGGTGCGCGATAAAACGATTGATGAGGATTTGGGTTAA
- the kaiB gene encoding circadian clock protein KaiB: MSPPKKTYVLKLYVAGNTPNSARALKTLKGILEHDFQGVYALKVIDVLKNPQLAEEDKILATPTLSKVLPPPVRKIIGDLSDREKVLIGLDLLYEEINDE; the protein is encoded by the coding sequence ATGAGTCCTCCCAAAAAAACGTATGTTCTCAAACTCTACGTTGCCGGAAATACACCCAACTCAGCACGGGCCCTCAAAACATTGAAAGGCATCCTTGAGCATGACTTTCAGGGAGTGTACGCCTTGAAGGTGATTGATGTCCTCAAAAATCCCCAACTAGCAGAAGAAGACAAAATTTTAGCCACACCAACACTTTCAAAAGTTCTCCCGCCCCCCGTCCGTAAAATTATCGGCGACTTATCAGATCGCGAAAAAGTGCTGATTGGTCTAGACTTACTATATGAAGAGATCAATGATGAGTAG
- a CDS encoding circadian clock protein KaiA, producing MDAQLSICIYAKADPLIRSLSQQLGSDRYICHLFSQQAELLSFIADQKTDIDCLIIQNTEADLSVLNELYAHGILLPIVIIEPAQSQNTATEHKDHGRLLNPTQYLYHTGEVRLLGSEIAQIATTIDRAIAQFLKLTPTRPPSTDPPRPAPQEDPPSFLIVQQRRLAEKLQERLGYLGIYYKRNPQDFFRNLSRHDKQTLITELKANYRDIILNYFDTDYPLNQLIDQLVNRAFFADLSVSQILEIHMDLIDQFTQQLKLEGRSEDILLDYRLALIDIIAHLCEMYRRSIPREDIPFEVFSRHG from the coding sequence TTGGATGCTCAACTCTCTATCTGTATTTACGCCAAGGCCGATCCCCTGATTCGGTCTCTTTCGCAGCAGCTAGGGAGCGATCGCTACATCTGCCATCTCTTTAGTCAACAAGCTGAACTCCTCAGCTTCATCGCAGATCAAAAAACCGACATTGATTGCCTCATTATTCAAAACACCGAGGCAGATCTTAGCGTGCTCAACGAACTCTACGCCCACGGCATCCTCCTGCCCATCGTCATCATCGAACCCGCTCAATCCCAAAACACCGCCACCGAGCACAAGGATCACGGACGACTCCTCAACCCCACCCAATACCTCTATCACACCGGAGAAGTGCGACTCCTCGGCAGCGAAATCGCCCAGATTGCCACCACCATTGATCGGGCGATCGCCCAATTCCTCAAACTCACCCCCACCCGTCCCCCCAGCACCGACCCCCCCCGCCCAGCCCCCCAAGAGGATCCCCCCAGCTTCCTCATCGTCCAACAACGCCGCCTCGCCGAAAAACTCCAAGAACGCCTCGGCTACCTCGGCATCTACTACAAACGCAACCCCCAAGACTTCTTCCGCAACCTCTCCCGCCACGACAAACAAACCCTAATCACCGAACTCAAAGCCAACTATCGCGACATCATCCTCAACTACTTCGATACCGATTACCCCCTCAATCAACTCATCGATCAACTCGTTAACCGCGCCTTCTTCGCCGACCTCTCCGTCTCCCAAATCCTCGAAATTCACATGGATCTCATCGACCAGTTCACCCAACAACTCAAGCTCGAAGGCCGCAGTGAAGACATCCTCCTCGACTATCGCCTTGCCCTCATCGACATCATCGCCCACCTCTGTGAAATGTACCGCCGCTCCATCCCCCGCGAAGACATTCCCTTTGAAGTCTTCTCTCGCCATGGATAA
- a CDS encoding DUF4079 family protein encodes MSFELPESVKVYSQFFHPILMWVLLGLSIYAFYLGSQSRKLRKADKEVRKEMIGKKFTERHYRIGSILLALMVTGTVGGMAVTYINNGKLFVGPHLIAGLGMTAMIAISASLVPFMQKGNNLARITHISLNIFLLGLFGWQAFSGMDIVTRILGSF; translated from the coding sequence ATGAGCTTTGAACTACCGGAATCTGTAAAAGTCTATTCCCAATTTTTTCACCCGATTCTGATGTGGGTCTTACTCGGACTCTCCATTTATGCGTTTTATCTTGGCTCCCAAAGTCGCAAACTGCGCAAAGCCGATAAAGAAGTCCGCAAAGAAATGATTGGCAAAAAATTCACGGAGCGTCACTACCGCATCGGTTCGATTTTGCTGGCGTTGATGGTGACGGGCACAGTGGGCGGTATGGCAGTGACCTACATTAACAATGGCAAGCTTTTCGTTGGCCCCCATTTAATCGCGGGTCTGGGCATGACCGCAATGATTGCGATCTCTGCGTCTCTTGTGCCGTTCATGCAGAAGGGCAATAATCTCGCACGAATTACCCACATTTCCCTGAATATTTTCCTCTTGGGGCTGTTTGGCTGGCAGGCCTTTAGTGGGATGGATATTGTGACTCGGATTTTGGGGAGCTTCTAA
- a CDS encoding DUF1997 domain-containing protein, which yields MQFPCADSSSVDAIPDPVALGENHSSTQSTDHGAAEQEQAAGEAVFAFRTQFRGNMDMYGEPERVENYLNAHEHWFKHCAQPMTAEPLGNNGYVLTVGHFGAFGYEVEPKMAVVLAPPEDRTYTMYSIPVPDYTPPGYDVDYRAMMTIEGVNSTELDWPVNQAIASQVTKVEWGLTLNVRLRFPLFIEKLPRDLIQKTGDRLLTQIVRKISPRLTQTVQKDFHDRMGLPLPPKRSRRLVHITSNDAADGETETTDA from the coding sequence ATGCAGTTTCCGTGTGCAGACTCATCATCCGTCGATGCAATTCCAGATCCTGTTGCGTTGGGAGAAAACCATTCATCCACCCAGTCCACGGATCACGGCGCTGCGGAACAGGAGCAGGCGGCTGGGGAGGCTGTGTTTGCGTTTAGGACCCAGTTCCGGGGCAATATGGATATGTATGGTGAACCAGAGCGGGTTGAGAATTACCTCAATGCCCATGAACATTGGTTCAAGCACTGCGCCCAGCCAATGACGGCTGAACCGTTGGGGAATAATGGTTATGTGTTGACTGTGGGGCATTTTGGGGCGTTTGGCTATGAGGTTGAGCCTAAAATGGCGGTGGTGTTGGCCCCTCCGGAAGACCGGACGTACACCATGTACAGTATTCCTGTCCCGGACTATACGCCGCCGGGTTATGACGTGGACTATCGGGCGATGATGACGATTGAGGGGGTGAATTCGACGGAGTTGGATTGGCCGGTGAATCAGGCGATCGCATCTCAGGTGACTAAGGTGGAATGGGGATTAACCCTCAATGTCCGCTTGCGGTTTCCCCTGTTTATCGAAAAACTGCCCCGCGATTTAATCCAAAAGACCGGCGATCGCCTCCTCACCCAGATTGTCCGTAAAATTTCGCCCCGCCTCACCCAGACCGTCCAAAAAGACTTTCATGACCGGATGGGCTTACCGTTGCCGCCGAAGCGATCGCGCCGTCTTGTTCACATCACCTCAAACGATGCTGCCGACGGTGAGACCGAAACCACCGACGCTTAG